Below is a genomic region from Paraburkholderia sp. BL23I1N1.
AGTTTGATGCCCTGGTTCATGGCGCGCTTGCGCAGGATGGCGTACGCAGTGTGTTCGGTGATCTTCTGTTGATCCATCAGCAGGCGCTTGGCGCGATCGATCAGCTTGCGTTCGGTGAGTTCGGTCTCGACTTGCGCGAGGCGTTCGCGCAACTGCGACTCCTGCGCAAACCGTGCGAGCGCAACTTCGAGAATCGGTGCGAGCCGTTCCGTGGCGAGACCCTCGACGAGGTAGGCCGTGACGCCTGCGCCGACCGCGTCGCGGATCAATTGCTGGTTTGCGTCGTGACTGAACATCAACACCGGACGCGGCGCGGTGGCGTTCATGACCGCGAGTTGTTCGAGCGTGTCGCGCGACGGCGATTCCGTATCGATGATGATGACGTCCGGCCGTTCGCTCCGAACCACGCTGTGCAGCGCTTGCGGCGTCGCGGTGCCGGCCAGCATCTCGTAGCCGAGCCGCGCGAGGGCATCGCGCAGATCGCCAATGGGCTTATCGGTATCGGTGACGAGGAGAACACGCAGCATGGAGTGTGATTGAGCGACGGCTGGATACCATTAAAGCAACAGGTATGCCAGACGACGAGCGCTGCGATAAAACGAGCGCAATCACGAGCTTGCGAACGGGTCAGGCAACGGTGCCCGCACCGGCGCGGGGCATGCGGGCGACATGCACCGAAGCGGCGCGTGGCGCCATTCAGGCAGCGCGCGGCGCCATCCATTCAAATCCATTCCCCATAACTCCGGGGTGAAAACACAAAACTGACTACGATCATGGCGGCAACGCTTGCAGCCAGCATGATCCAGGCGGCCGCGAAGCTGCCGCTCCAACCCCGAACAACCCCGGCAATAATGGGTGCAATAGCTGCCACAACGAACCCGACACCTTGAGTAAACGCGACGAGCTTGCCAGCAACGCTGTGGTGCGCGGCGTGATCCATCGCGGTAACGAGGGTCAATGAAAAAGTCCCGCCGAGCCCGGCGCCGGCGATGCCCACCCATAGCAACGGCGCAGCATCGGGGCAGACAGTCAATCCGAGCAAGCCGGCCAATTGCGCGGACAAGCCAAGAATCAACCACGGCCTCCGATCACGAAACCGCGCAGCGGCAAGCGGCAAAAGCAGAGCCGCCGTGGCTTGAAAAACGGTCATCCCGGCAAGCAGCGAACCACTTTTCGCCACGCTCAGGCCATGCTGCTGATAGAAAGCGGGCAACCAGGCAACGAGACTCGTATATCCCCCGTTGACGATCCCGAAGTACAACCCAAGCGTCCACGCGCGCCGCTTGCGCCAAAGCGATAAAGCCACCGCGTCCACTGGAGCCGCGTGTACCGTGGCGCCGTTCGAAGGTCCGCGATTCAAGCCCAGCCAGCACAGCAGGGCGACAAAAGCAGGAATCGCCCACACGGCGAGGCCCGCATGCCACGACCCCATCGTGCTGCTGACCCACGGGCTCACACTCGCGCCGAAGCCGCCGCCACCCATGATCGATGCCGAGAAAACGCCCATCGCCAACGGCACGCGTGCAGGAAAGCGCTGCTTCATGACCGCGGGCAGCAGGGCCTGGATTGCCGCGACGCCGACGCCGGCGAGCGCCGCCGTCGCAAGGAGCGCGGCGCCGCTGGTGGTCGACCAGCGTGCGCCGCAAGCAAGCGCGATCGCCAGCAAACCGAGTGCAACGCCGCGCGTTTCACCGATCAGCCGGGTCAGCGCACCGGCGCCGAATGCGCCGATGCCCATCGCGACGACCGGCAGGCTGGTGAGGAACGAGGCGCCGGAAAAGCTTAGCCCCGTTGCCGCGCGGATCGTGGTCATCAATGGACTGATCGACGTCAGCAAGGGCCGCAGATTGACGCCGATCACGACAATCGCGCCCAGCCATAGCGCGTCCCGCCACGTGAGCGCGTGGGATGCGTTGTTGGCGTGGGTTTGAATCGGATTGGCGCTGGAGGGTGAATTCACAATAAACCTGGAGGCGAGAGTGGGCGACGCCTTGCGAACGGATGCGAGCGGTTGCGAGCAGTTACGAAGGGGAAGACGATGCTGCGCGACCGATAGCAAGACGGCTAACGAGCCTCGAACAGGGTGGAAAAGACCGTACGAGACTATTTTGGTCAACCATAATAACTAAAAATGGTTAACTATTTTAATGATGCCCGGTATAAGAAGGAGTACCGGCGGATGGCGTCCACCAGCGCGCGTCGTTACAATGCCGGGCGATATCGCTTCATTTCCATCACTGAACTCATGGCCTCACGTTCCTCGCGTACGCCGTCCGCCGACGCCGACCTACCCATCCGCAGCGCGCCCGAAGACGACGCGATCAGCGTCGAGGAGCGCATTTACGCGTCGATTACTGCGGCATTGTTGCGAGGCCGTCTGCGGCCGGGCGCGCAACTGGTCGAACGCGATCTCGCGGCCGCATTCGGCTGCACGCGCGGCGCGTTGCGCAAGGTGCTCGCGCGGCTGGGGTTCGAGGGCAAGCTGGTGCTCGAGGCAAATCGCGGCGCGTTCGTGCCGTCGCCATCGGAAGAGGACATTCGTCAGGTGTATCGCGCCCGGCAGATTGTCGAGGCGGGCATTGTCGCGGCTTTGTGCGGGAGTTTGAGTGCGGCTCACAAGCGCCGCCTGCGCGCCCATGTGCGCAGTGAGGAGAAGGCGTCACGCACCGGCGCAGTAGAAGATTCCGTGCGGCTCGCGGGCCAGTTTCATGTGTTGTTGACGGAGCTGGCGGGCGGTACGGAATTACTCGGCCTGGTTGGGCAACTTGTCGCGAAGACCGAGTTGTACAAGGCGTTATTCGACCCGTCGAAGGGATCGACCTGCTCCGCGGACGAGCACATGCAGATTATCGAAGCGCTCGATGCGGGAGAGCTGCATGCGGCCCTGGCGGCGATGCGCGAGCATCTGTCGGAGCTGGAGGAGCGGGTGGTCGAGCAGGTGCGGAAAAGCGCCGCCGGAGAGGATCTCGGTGCGGTGTTCGGGATGTAGAGCGGGAGGGCAACTCGGGAGGGGCAATTCGTGCGACGCCGCAGCGCGCCGCTCAGGCTCGAGTCGTCGAGTCAAGCCGGAGAAGGCGCGTGGAAGGCTTCGCGAACAACAAGAAAAACGAACCGCAATGGGCCACGCAATGACCGTCAAGAAGCGGTCAGCGTGCCGCCAGCCTTAACGGCGACGGAATTGCGAATTGCGTGCGCCGCCACCACCACCACCGGTAGCGCGCTCGTCTTTGTGACGGAAGTTGATCCGGCCTTTGGTCAGATCGTAAACCGACAGTTCCAGCGTGACGCGGTCGCCCGCGAGAATACGGATATGGTTCTTGCGCATGCGTCCGGACGCGTAAGCGCCAACCACGACGCCGTTGTCGAGCGTCACGCGGTAACGGCTATCCGGAAGTACTTCGTCGACGATACCGTCAAGTTCAAGCAGTTCTTCTTTCGCCATGCATAACTCCTGGTCGATGGGATAAGTGGGTGTTGGCCGTGCAACTAAGCCCGGCGCAACATCTGATACGGTTGACAGTTGGCTTTCAGGCCAGCTGCTGCGGCACCAGCGGATTCGCCGATAGTACCGCTCAAAGATCGGCGACGGACTGGCCGTCTACACGGCCGTCGATCAATTGCTCGGCGTGGGCCATGCACGCAATGCGCGCCTTGCCCGTGCCGTCGAACGGAAACAGATACTGCAGACGGAACACACGCCCGTCGGCTGCCGGATTGGCGCCCACGCGGCAAATGCGTACCGACGCGTCGTAGCCTGCGTCCGGATTGCGGCCCGTCTGACCGTCCGTCGGGCGGCGCGGATAGACGAGCGGGTGAATTTCGTAACCCTTGTACGTCTTGACAACTGAATTCATGAAGCACGTGTCCTGTATTACGTGGTCCCCGTGTCACGCGTGTTACGCGCGGCACGACAGGCCGGGCAGCGCAGCACCTGAGGGCGCGCCGCCATGGAAAAAGGTTGGCACAGGCCCGATGGCAAGGGCATGAGCGCGGCCCCGCAAAATCGCGGATTCGATGGAGAAGAAACGCGCTGATGTCGCGCGGACATCGGGCGCGTAAAAGCTGAACAACTCAGCTGCACAACTCGCGACGGCGAATGCAGGCGGCGCATTGCCGGAGTGACGGGATCGCCGGCAGGCAGCGGTCGAACAGTCGGGGGTGGTGCGGAGACGCCGATTGATACTGTGCTTGATGCCGGTGTTGCGGAAGCGGAATACAGCTATTCCAATATGATGCACTAAATGGGGCTAATTGGATAGCAAAAACTTCCGCGCGCGGGCAAACCGCCCAGCCGGCGGGGGGGTGGGCAAGAAAAAATTGCCGCGAACGGCGCGCCGGGGTGTGACCGGCACGCCGTGCGTGAGATGGCGCAGTGACGCCGAAGGCGAAGGTGACGGCGGGGCGTCAGCGGGTGGTCTCGGCGACGCGCTTCTGCAACTCGCGTGTAGCCGCGAGCGGGATGCGCGCATCGTCCCAGCCGGCCAGCCATTCGACCTCCTTCGACGTAAAAATTTGCCCGTGATTGCGCAGCGTGTATTGCAACGAATCGATGATGTGATTGCGAATGATTTCCGGCGTGCCGTCGTCATCCAGCACGGCGCGAAACGCTTCGAGCGTGGCCATCTGTTGCTCCGTGAAAGTGTCGATTCTTTTATCGCACGAAAAAAATACGCCTGCCACGCGGACAAAAATCGTTCGGTGCGGATGCAACAACTGGAACGCCTGGGCCGCATGCGATCGAGCGCCCATTAAAGCCCGGGGCGCGATGCGGCCCCGCAATAAAATGGCCGCTGCGCTGTCGTCATGCTGTCGTTATGCCGTCGGGCTCACCGCTGACCATTGGGGTCGTTACAATGGCGAGTTGCAGGGCCTGGCTGCCCGGCATGGTTGTGCTTACCTCGCTTGCCCCCATAACCTCGGCGCCCCTATCGGCTCATCTGGGCGAAAGCGGCGCCGCATCCCTCGAACACTGCGATTTCTTGATGCGCAAGACAACCGTCTCTCCTGTGAAAGACCTGCTGCTGGACCGCTACGCTCCCATCGCGGACGGCATTGCGGCGCTGTTCTATCCGTGTGCCGAAGTCGTGATTCACGACCTGCGCGATCAGACCATCGCGTATCTCGTGAATAACCTGTCGAAGCTTGAAGTCGGCGGCCCTTCGGTGCTCGATGAAATCCACTACGCGGCACGCGGCCGGACGATCGGGCCGTACGAGAAGCTGAATTGGGACGGCCGTCGCATGCGCTGCGTGAGCAACATCCTGTTCGACGACGACGGCAAGCCTGCCGGCATGCTCTGCGTCAACTTCAACATCGCGGTGTTCGAAGATGTGCGCTCCACGCTCGATCTGTTCATCAAGGGCGGCAATCTGACGGACGCGCCCGCGGAGGAACTGTTCCGCGACGACTGGCAGGACCGCATCAACACGTTTCTGCACACCTGGCTGCGTGAGCGGCAAATCGGCATCAATGCGCTCACGCGCGAACACAAGCGGGAAATCGTCGAGGCGCTGCATGCGCAAGGCGCGTTTCGCGGACGCAGTTCCGCGAACTACGTGGCCGCCGTGCTGACGATGGGGCGCGCCACCGTCTACAAGATTCTCAAGCAGATGAAAGAGGGCGGCTGACGGTTTTCAGATCGCGGCTCAGTGCTGCCCGCCGCGGGTCCAGGCACTGAGCCGATGCGCCCGCGAAAATGAGGCCGGGCTGCGGGCTGAATCGCCGCGTTCAGCTATGCAGTCCCATTTTGCCGCTCGCCATGGCAGCGAGGCGAACCACGAGCCCGCGAGGAAGCCACCGTGACAGCCAGGTCGCGGCTCGCACGCTGCTCCGCCCGGGATAGGCGACTGCTTTTCTTTTGTCGAAGGCTTTGAGGGTTTCCTGAACAACCGACTCAGAGCTGTCCATGTCGCGCGGCGACACATTGGTCGACACACCGTCGAAGAAACTCGTTGCCGTGGGGCCCGGACAAGCGGCCATCACGTGAACGCCCGTGCCGACCAGTTCAAATTGCAGCGCCTCACTGAAGAGCAGCACGAAAGCCTTGGTCGCTGCGTACGTGGCCATATGCGGGAGAGGCTGAAAGCTCGCGTTGGACGCGAGGTTGATGATGCCGCCTCTGCCGCGTTTCGCCATCTCGCTGCCAAACTGATGACTGAGCGCGACGAGCGCCTGAACGTTGACCTGAATCTGCGACTGTTCTTTCGCTGGGTCGTGCGAGAGAAAGCTGCCAGTCAGACCCAAACCCGCATTGTTGATTAGCAGATCTACCTGAACGCCGCGGCGCTCGAGTTCCGCGCCAATCTGGAGCGCGGCGTCAGGGCGGCTCAAATCGGTATTGAGCGCCACGGCCTCTACGCCGTATCGTGACGAAAGCCCTTCCGCCAGGGCCTGCAAGGTGTCACCCGAGCGGGCGACTAACACAAGGTTCATGCCGCGCGCGGCCAGTGTCTCCGCAAAGACCTTGCCGAGTCCTTTGGAGGCGCCGGTAATCAGGGCGGTCGAGCCGCGATAAACAAGCATTTTCTGCTCCTTGCTGCGGGGTGAACCTGCACTAGCGTTGCGTGCGCCATCTGAGGTTGCCGGTGATACGCATGACTTGATGCGAACACCGGACTTCCTTCAGGCGTGCCGCATTGTGCGAGGTGGAGCGTGATTTGATAATTGGGGTGTCTTTTGAATCATTTTCAAAAGAAATGGAAATATCGAGGGCCGCCGCGCGACCGCGCGTAGCGCCCACTCAATACCGACGTAACGAGACTTTCTGTCTCACCACTGCATTGCGGTGTCGATCCGCGTTCCCCGTTTGATGAACAGGGTGACCGGCGTTTTCTCGCAGATTTCGGCAAGGCGGGTCCGCTGGCTATCGCCGAGAGGGCCTTCGACAGATACGGTGCGCCGAATGTATTGACCGCCGTCGCGCTCGATGTGCAATTCCGTAGCGACCTTGATCCGTTCGCCCGGCCATGCTTTCTTCTGCATGTACATTCTGAGCGTGGCAGCGGTGCATGCCGCGAGACCCGAGAGCACGAATTCGAAGGGGGCGGGGCCGCTGTCCTGCCCGCCTTCGCGCGGCCCTTCGTCACCGAGCAGGCTGTGCGTGCCCGCGTCGATCTGAACGAGATAGTTCGGCGAATCTGCGTCTGAGATGGCGGTAGCGATCGCGAGAGTCATCATGGTCCTCACTGGTGTCACGAGGGCGTGACGTTGTTTTGCGGGTCCAACCCGGGCATGGGTGGGTCCGGGAGGCTGCATGACGTGGCTGTTGCCGCGTGTGCGCCTCATCGTTCCATGTGAGGATACCTCGCGCCATCTACCGGTGTCATAGACCCCCCGTCTACGCGCTTCGAGCAGATCGACGACAACACATCAGCTCGGCTTGTTCGCACCGCCTTCGGTCAGAGCGCGCAGGCGTTCTTCCTGAGCCCGCAGTTCAGGAGTCAGTTCCTCGCCGAAATCTTCGGCGGAGAAGAGCGGGCGAATTTCGATGTCGGAGTCGACTTCCATCGGATTGGGGCAGCGCTTCACCCATTCGACCGCTTCTTCCATCGACTTGACCTGCCACAGCCAGTAGCCCGCGACGAGCTCCTTGGTCTCCGTGAATGGTCCATCGATCACGGTTCGCTGGCTGCCCGAGAAGCGCACCCGTTTGCCCTTGGCACTCGGATGCAAGCCTTCGCCCGCGAGCATCACGCCTGCCTTGACGAGTTCTTCATTGAACTTGCCCATTGCGGTAAGCAGTTCCGTGCTCGGCATCTTGCCGGCCTCTGACTGACTCGTTGCCTTCACCATCACCATGACGCGCATTGCTACTTCTCCTTGAGTGAGTTGTCGGAACCACGTGGCCTCGATGTTTAATCGGGATCGACGGGTGGCTCTTACTGCTACGACGAACCGGCGTATCCGAAATCGACATCGTACGGCACGCTTCGTTTCCCTCATGTAGCACTCGACGCGACGAGGTGCCGTTCACCCTGCTTGCCTTCATGAAAAATAAGTGTTATTTTTTCATGAAATTAATTTGTGAATTTTTCACGGAGCAGTGCCGATGTTCCATCAATCCGCCGAGCACGTCGCGAGTTACTACGCGCGCACCTATCCTGGTCCGATTCCACTGCGTCCGGTTCTGGAGGATCACCTGGACACCGAGGTGTTAATCGTCGGTGCAGGTTTCAGCGGTTTGCACACGGCGTTGCGCCTCGCGCTCGCGGGCAAGCGCGTCACCTTGCTCGAGGCGAGCCGGGTGGCCTGGGCAGCGTCCGGGCGTAATGGCGGCCAGGCGCTGCTCGGCTGGTCCTGCGATATGCCGCCGCTGGAGGCTGCGCTGGGATTGGAACGTACCCGCCGGCTATGGGACAGCATGCGCTGGGCCGCTGAGGAGATCCGTGAGCTGCCAGAGCGGCATGGCTTCGATGCTGACTATCGTGCCGGCAGTCTGTGGGCGGCAGTGCTGCCGCGCCGCGTTGCGCTGCTGCAGGAGGCTCAGCGGCAGGCCGTGGAGAAGTGGGGTTACGACCGGATGCGGTTCATTCCTCGCGAGGAGATGCCCGAGTGGATTGCGAGCGAGCGTTACCATGCGGCGCTCTACGATCCCGAGGCGGGGCATCTGAATCCGCTGAAGCTGGCCCAAGGCCTCGCGGCGGCGATCGAGCAGGCCGGTGGACGCATCTTCGAGCAGAGCCGGGTGCTGGACTACCGCGACACGCCAAGCGGTTATGTCGCGCGTACCGACAAAGGCGACGTGCGCGCGGACACGCTGGTGCTCGCCTGCAACGCGTATATCGACCGCCTCGATCGCACACTTTCGAGGCGCATGCTGCCGGTCGGCACGTATCAGGTAGCCACGTCGCCGCTGCAGCCGGACGTGGCTCGTTCGCTGCTGCCACGCAACAGCTGTGTGATCGACAATCAGTTCGTTCCCGACTACTTTCGCCTCAGTCCTGACAACCGCCTGCTATTCGGCGGCGGCTGCACGTACGCGGGCGGCATTCCAAAAGATATTGTGGCCGCCACCCGGCCCTACCTGGAACGGGCGTTCCCGCAATTGCGCGGGGTGGAACTGGAGTTTGCCTGGGGCGGGCATATCGATATCAGCATGAAACGCACGCCGGACATTGGCCGGGATGGCGAGCGCTACTGGCTGCAAGGATTTTCGGGGCATGGCGTGCTTCCCACGCTCACCGCAGCCCGCGCGGTCGCCGACGCGATCCTCGGTGACGACGAATTGCTGGATCTGTATCAGTCCATCGACAACCCACGTTTTCCCGGCGGAGCGCTGATGGCAGCGCCGCTGGAGGTCATGGGCAAGACCTGGTATCGTCTGCGCGACAGAGTCTGAAGGAAGAGGCGGAAGATGAACAAGCAGGAAGAAATTGAAGGCCTCGCGATACTGATTCGGGACCTGCGCAAGCATAAGAAAGTGACGTTGGGCGCATTGGCGGAAAAGATCGGCCGCTCGGTGGGATTCCTCTCCCAGATCGAGCGCGGTCTTTCGCGTCCGACCGTGGGCGACCTGACCGCCATCGGCGAGGCGCTGGGCGTACCCACCACCTATTTTTATAATCTGAGCAAGCCGCGTGCGCTGCCTTGGGTGACCCGGCCGGATGAACGCCGCACCCTCTATTACGCGGAGGGCGTGACCGACGTGCTGGTGTCGCCGAACATGTCGGCGGGATTCTCGATGCTGGAAAGCCACCTGGCCCCCGGCGCCAGCAGCGGTGATCGACCTTTGAACGACAGCGACGAGCAAGGTGGCTTCGTCC
It encodes:
- a CDS encoding SDR family oxidoreductase, with translation MLVYRGSTALITGASKGLGKVFAETLAARGMNLVLVARSGDTLQALAEGLSSRYGVEAVALNTDLSRPDAALQIGAELERRGVQVDLLINNAGLGLTGSFLSHDPAKEQSQIQVNVQALVALSHQFGSEMAKRGRGGIINLASNASFQPLPHMATYAATKAFVLLFSEALQFELVGTGVHVMAACPGPTATSFFDGVSTNVSPRDMDSSESVVQETLKAFDKRKAVAYPGRSSVRAATWLSRWLPRGLVVRLAAMASGKMGLHS
- a CDS encoding GntR family transcriptional regulator, encoding MASRSSRTPSADADLPIRSAPEDDAISVEERIYASITAALLRGRLRPGAQLVERDLAAAFGCTRGALRKVLARLGFEGKLVLEANRGAFVPSPSEEDIRQVYRARQIVEAGIVAALCGSLSAAHKRRLRAHVRSEEKASRTGAVEDSVRLAGQFHVLLTELAGGTELLGLVGQLVAKTELYKALFDPSKGSTCSADEHMQIIEALDAGELHAALAAMREHLSELEERVVEQVRKSAAGEDLGAVFGM
- a CDS encoding YciI family protein, which codes for MRVMVMVKATSQSEAGKMPSTELLTAMGKFNEELVKAGVMLAGEGLHPSAKGKRVRFSGSQRTVIDGPFTETKELVAGYWLWQVKSMEEAVEWVKRCPNPMEVDSDIEIRPLFSAEDFGEELTPELRAQEERLRALTEGGANKPS
- a CDS encoding OsmC family protein, with protein sequence MTLAIATAISDADSPNYLVQIDAGTHSLLGDEGPREGGQDSGPAPFEFVLSGLAACTAATLRMYMQKKAWPGERIKVATELHIERDGGQYIRRTVSVEGPLGDSQRTRLAEICEKTPVTLFIKRGTRIDTAMQW
- the infA gene encoding translation initiation factor IF-1, with the protein product MAKEELLELDGIVDEVLPDSRYRVTLDNGVVVGAYASGRMRKNHIRILAGDRVTLELSVYDLTKGRINFRHKDERATGGGGGGARNSQFRRR
- a CDS encoding ANTAR domain-containing response regulator — its product is MLRVLLVTDTDKPIGDLRDALARLGYEMLAGTATPQALHSVVRSERPDVIIIDTESPSRDTLEQLAVMNATAPRPVLMFSHDANQQLIRDAVGAGVTAYLVEGLATERLAPILEVALARFAQESQLRERLAQVETELTERKLIDRAKRLLMDQQKITEHTAYAILRKRAMNQGIKLADVARAIIASADSLK
- a CDS encoding cyanate transporter, which produces MNSPSSANPIQTHANNASHALTWRDALWLGAIVVIGVNLRPLLTSISPLMTTIRAATGLSFSGASFLTSLPVVAMGIGAFGAGALTRLIGETRGVALGLLAIALACGARWSTTSGAALLATAALAGVGVAAIQALLPAVMKQRFPARVPLAMGVFSASIMGGGGFGASVSPWVSSTMGSWHAGLAVWAIPAFVALLCWLGLNRGPSNGATVHAAPVDAVALSLWRKRRAWTLGLYFGIVNGGYTSLVAWLPAFYQQHGLSVAKSGSLLAGMTVFQATAALLLPLAAARFRDRRPWLILGLSAQLAGLLGLTVCPDAAPLLWVGIAGAGLGGTFSLTLVTAMDHAAHHSVAGKLVAFTQGVGFVVAAIAPIIAGVVRGWSGSFAAAWIMLAASVAAMIVVSFVFSPRSYGEWI
- a CDS encoding transcriptional regulator, which produces MRKTTVSPVKDLLLDRYAPIADGIAALFYPCAEVVIHDLRDQTIAYLVNNLSKLEVGGPSVLDEIHYAARGRTIGPYEKLNWDGRRMRCVSNILFDDDGKPAGMLCVNFNIAVFEDVRSTLDLFIKGGNLTDAPAEELFRDDWQDRINTFLHTWLRERQIGINALTREHKREIVEALHAQGAFRGRSSANYVAAVLTMGRATVYKILKQMKEGG
- a CDS encoding helix-turn-helix domain-containing protein gives rise to the protein MNKQEEIEGLAILIRDLRKHKKVTLGALAEKIGRSVGFLSQIERGLSRPTVGDLTAIGEALGVPTTYFYNLSKPRALPWVTRPDERRTLYYAEGVTDVLVSPNMSAGFSMLESHLAPGASSGDRPLNDSDEQGGFVLEGELTIWLDDEAQPVTLGPNDGFQVPAHARFRYANLSDEPTRVLWVFT
- a CDS encoding FAD-binding oxidoreductase, with the protein product MFHQSAEHVASYYARTYPGPIPLRPVLEDHLDTEVLIVGAGFSGLHTALRLALAGKRVTLLEASRVAWAASGRNGGQALLGWSCDMPPLEAALGLERTRRLWDSMRWAAEEIRELPERHGFDADYRAGSLWAAVLPRRVALLQEAQRQAVEKWGYDRMRFIPREEMPEWIASERYHAALYDPEAGHLNPLKLAQGLAAAIEQAGGRIFEQSRVLDYRDTPSGYVARTDKGDVRADTLVLACNAYIDRLDRTLSRRMLPVGTYQVATSPLQPDVARSLLPRNSCVIDNQFVPDYFRLSPDNRLLFGGGCTYAGGIPKDIVAATRPYLERAFPQLRGVELEFAWGGHIDISMKRTPDIGRDGERYWLQGFSGHGVLPTLTAARAVADAILGDDELLDLYQSIDNPRFPGGALMAAPLEVMGKTWYRLRDRV